In Desulfofundulus kuznetsovii DSM 6115, the following are encoded in one genomic region:
- a CDS encoding pseudouridine synthase: MVEKGRQRLDKVLAHMGFGTRKEIKKLVKEKRVRVNGELANDPGLHVLPGRDHIEVDGEPVEYRQHIYLMLNKPQGFLSATEDRFAQAVVDLLPPEYRAFHPFPVGRLDKDAEGLLLLTNDGKLAHQLLSPKKRVPKTYFAVVCGMVTETDVEAFRHGVILNDGYRTMPGKLKILRSGPESEVELTIYEGKYHQVKRMFQSVGKKVTYLKRIAMGPLILDERLKPGEYRELSEEEIKNLRELNPAR, translated from the coding sequence ATGGTGGAAAAAGGGCGGCAGCGCCTGGATAAAGTGCTGGCACACATGGGGTTTGGTACCCGTAAGGAGATTAAAAAGCTGGTCAAAGAAAAACGAGTCAGGGTTAACGGGGAATTGGCCAATGACCCGGGATTACACGTTTTGCCCGGCCGTGATCACATTGAGGTGGACGGCGAACCTGTAGAATATAGACAGCACATCTATTTAATGCTAAATAAGCCGCAAGGCTTTCTATCCGCCACCGAAGATAGATTTGCGCAAGCAGTGGTTGACCTGCTTCCTCCTGAGTATCGTGCCTTTCATCCGTTTCCTGTAGGGCGGCTGGACAAAGATGCAGAGGGATTGCTTTTACTTACCAATGACGGCAAACTGGCCCATCAACTCCTGTCACCCAAAAAACGTGTGCCAAAAACGTATTTTGCCGTGGTATGCGGAATGGTTACAGAAACAGATGTGGAAGCATTTCGTCATGGGGTAATCTTGAATGACGGCTACCGTACCATGCCCGGTAAGTTGAAGATTCTTCGCTCCGGACCGGAATCGGAGGTTGAACTTACCATTTATGAAGGAAAATATCATCAGGTAAAGCGCATGTTTCAATCTGTGGGCAAGAAAGTAACCTATCTGAAACGGATTGCCATGGGACCCTTAATCCTCGATGAACGGTTGAAGCCCGGAGAGTATCGTGAATTGTCGGAAGAAGAAATAAAAAATCTGCGGGAATTAAACCCGGCAAGATAG
- a CDS encoding TRAP transporter small permease, translating to MGLLEKQVMQKRAVAGLPRKVEALDRLNSLSFVLNQGLAWVAGGSLLLMVLVVVGNAILRVVYAPFPGTTEIVGWLAAVTGAFGLGYTQVSRGYVELDALVERFSPGLQKALKRLMLFISMIFFALVAWQITVYGLNVAKNGNLSETMGIPYYPLIFLVSLGFVGLTLAILVDFLKEFNGGASR from the coding sequence TTGGGGTTGCTGGAAAAACAGGTGATGCAGAAAAGGGCGGTAGCCGGCCTGCCCCGTAAGGTGGAGGCCCTTGACCGTTTAAACAGTCTGAGCTTCGTGCTCAATCAAGGGCTGGCCTGGGTGGCCGGCGGCAGTTTACTGTTGATGGTGCTGGTGGTCGTCGGTAATGCCATCCTGCGCGTGGTTTATGCGCCGTTTCCCGGCACCACGGAAATTGTCGGCTGGCTGGCGGCCGTTACCGGGGCTTTCGGGCTGGGTTATACCCAGGTTAGCCGGGGCTACGTCGAGCTGGATGCCCTGGTTGAGCGGTTTTCTCCTGGTTTGCAGAAGGCCCTCAAGCGTCTCATGCTTTTCATCAGCATGATCTTTTTTGCCCTGGTTGCATGGCAGATCACCGTTTACGGCTTGAATGTGGCTAAAAACGGCAACCTGTCGGAAACCATGGGGATACCCTATTACCCCCTGATATTCCTGGTTTCGCTGGGTTTTGTGGGATTGACCCTGGCCATATTAGTTGATTTTCTCAAGGAGTTCAACGGGGGTGCCAGCAGGTGA
- a CDS encoding TRAP transporter large permease — MSPVTLALIGLAVLFLLMFLRMPISFSMLIVGFLGLLVVASPKAAFNVLTADLWNQFSSYTMSVIPLYILMGEIVFRTGVNESLFNAAYKWLGRLKGGMAATVVLASTGFAAICGSNSATAAAMGTMALPELKKYRYDQTFSAATVAAGGTLGVIIPPSTVLIVIALQTEQSVRQLFVASVIPGLLLTLLFLGTVFFLCQRNPELGPDGPRVSLKEKLSSLPGFVPSLLLFAFVIGGLFLGWFTPTESGAFGAFGAMLISLAMRKLNADNLKAALFGTLKSSTMVITLVIGAMVFGRFLAITRLPYEVADWASSLQVPPVLILVAILLVYLAGGALMDALGFLIISIPIFYPTVISLGYDPIWFAVVLCIVTSAGAITPPVGVTVFVVKGLSPEVPLMSIFQRASVFLISYAVLLSLLVAFPQIITSVVR; from the coding sequence GTGAGTCCTGTCACTCTGGCCCTCATCGGTCTGGCTGTATTGTTTTTATTGATGTTTCTCCGGATGCCGATCAGTTTCTCCATGTTAATAGTGGGATTCCTGGGGTTGCTGGTGGTGGCGTCACCCAAGGCAGCCTTCAACGTTTTAACGGCGGATCTTTGGAATCAATTCTCCAGCTATACCATGAGCGTGATCCCTTTGTACATCCTGATGGGGGAAATTGTTTTCCGTACCGGGGTGAACGAGAGCCTTTTTAACGCCGCTTACAAATGGCTGGGACGGCTCAAAGGCGGCATGGCCGCCACCGTTGTCCTGGCCAGCACCGGATTTGCGGCCATCTGCGGTTCCAATTCGGCCACCGCCGCCGCCATGGGGACCATGGCTTTGCCTGAACTGAAAAAATACAGGTACGATCAGACCTTCAGTGCAGCCACGGTGGCGGCCGGAGGAACCCTGGGCGTAATTATTCCTCCCAGTACGGTGCTGATTGTCATTGCTTTGCAAACCGAACAGTCCGTACGGCAGTTGTTCGTGGCCAGCGTGATTCCCGGCCTGCTTTTGACGCTCCTGTTTCTGGGAACGGTATTCTTCCTTTGCCAGAGAAATCCCGAACTTGGCCCGGACGGGCCCCGGGTGAGCCTGAAAGAAAAATTGTCCTCTTTACCCGGGTTTGTTCCTTCGCTTCTCCTGTTTGCCTTTGTGATTGGCGGGCTTTTTCTCGGCTGGTTCACCCCTACGGAATCCGGGGCCTTCGGGGCTTTTGGCGCCATGCTGATTTCCCTCGCCATGCGTAAGCTGAATGCGGATAACCTGAAAGCGGCGCTTTTCGGCACCTTAAAATCGTCAACCATGGTGATCACGCTGGTAATCGGGGCGATGGTTTTCGGCCGTTTTCTGGCCATCACCCGGCTCCCCTACGAGGTAGCCGATTGGGCCAGTTCCCTGCAGGTGCCGCCGGTATTGATTCTCGTGGCGATCCTGCTGGTGTATCTCGCCGGTGGGGCCTTAATGGATGCGCTGGGGTTTTTGATCATATCCATCCCCATTTTTTACCCGACGGTAATTTCTTTGGGGTACGATCCCATCTGGTTTGCGGTGGTGCTCTGCATTGTGACCAGCGCCGGGGCCATCACGCCGCCGGTAGGCGTGACGGTATTTGTGGTGAAGGGATTGTCGCCGGAAGTACCACTGATGTCAATTTTTCAACGGGCATCTGTTTTCCTCATCAGTTACGCCGTCCTGCTCTCTTTGCTGGTGGCTTTCCCACAGATCATCACCTCCGTGGTTAGATAA
- a CDS encoding TRAP transporter substrate-binding protein yields MLRKSLLGVIAVLLLAGLAVTGCSGGAAKEGKKEEESGAAKPIVLKYAFFAPANTFPAKQMEKWKEELEKRTNNKVKVELFPGGTLLTAQNMYDGVKNGVADIGLSCPTYEPGRFPLLAISDLPSGFPNSRVASRVVFDLIKEFPPDAFKDFKIITAFATEPAHLMVTEPVTSLQDLKGKQIRISGALTPVLKELGASPVGMPMSEVPEALQTGIIKGLVTSREILMDLKLAEKLKYTTDYPLTITSFVAVMNKDVWNSLPPDVQKVIDDLSLEMAIWTGEYMDNHVKEALEWSKKEHGLQIITLSPEEKAAWDKILKPIQDKYVEELKAKGLPAEEYRKRLYELKEKYSKQ; encoded by the coding sequence ATGTTGAGGAAGAGTTTGTTAGGCGTGATCGCGGTTTTATTGCTGGCTGGCCTGGCAGTTACGGGCTGCAGCGGGGGTGCTGCAAAAGAGGGTAAAAAGGAAGAAGAATCCGGGGCTGCAAAACCTATCGTCTTGAAATATGCTTTCTTTGCTCCTGCCAATACTTTTCCCGCCAAGCAAATGGAGAAGTGGAAGGAAGAACTGGAGAAGCGGACCAATAACAAGGTCAAGGTCGAGTTGTTCCCCGGGGGAACCCTGCTGACTGCTCAGAACATGTATGATGGAGTAAAAAACGGGGTGGCGGACATCGGCTTGTCCTGTCCGACCTACGAACCTGGCCGTTTCCCGTTATTGGCCATTTCAGATTTGCCTTCCGGTTTCCCCAACTCCAGGGTAGCCAGCCGGGTGGTCTTCGATTTGATTAAGGAGTTTCCGCCCGACGCCTTTAAGGATTTTAAGATTATCACTGCTTTTGCCACTGAACCTGCCCACCTGATGGTCACGGAGCCGGTCACCAGCCTGCAAGACCTGAAAGGGAAACAAATTAGAATATCCGGGGCTCTTACCCCGGTCTTAAAGGAATTGGGCGCTTCCCCCGTGGGGATGCCCATGTCGGAGGTTCCGGAAGCCCTCCAAACAGGTATTATTAAGGGGCTGGTAACTTCGCGGGAAATCCTGATGGATTTGAAACTGGCGGAGAAACTCAAGTACACGACCGATTACCCCCTGACCATCACCAGCTTTGTGGCGGTGATGAATAAAGATGTCTGGAACTCCCTTCCCCCTGACGTGCAAAAAGTGATTGATGACTTGAGCCTCGAAATGGCCATCTGGACCGGCGAGTACATGGATAACCACGTCAAGGAAGCCCTGGAGTGGAGTAAAAAGGAACACGGCCTGCAAATAATCACCCTTTCTCCGGAGGAGAAGGCGGCCTGGGACAAAATCCTCAAACCCATCCAGGATAAATACGTTGAGGAATTGAAGGCAAAGGGCCTGCCTGCCGAGGAATACAGAAAGAGGCTTTATGAATTGAAGGAGAAGTACAGCAAGCAGTAA